Proteins from a genomic interval of Acetobacterium woodii DSM 1030:
- the trxA gene encoding thioredoxin, translating into MSALVITKDNFEQEVMKSDKPVLLDFWAPWCGPCKMVSPIVDEIAGEVTDSKVCKINVDEQPELAANFRVMSIPTLAVIKDGKVVKTSVGAKPKADILKMLDV; encoded by the coding sequence ATGAGTGCATTAGTAATCACCAAAGATAATTTTGAACAGGAAGTTATGAAGTCGGATAAACCCGTATTATTGGATTTTTGGGCACCTTGGTGTGGTCCTTGCAAAATGGTTTCGCCGATCGTTGATGAAATCGCGGGAGAAGTTACCGATTCAAAAGTTTGCAAAATCAATGTTGATGAACAACCAGAGTTGGCTGCTAATTTTAGAGTAATGAGTATTCCAACCTTAGCCGTGATTAAAGATGGGAAAGTTGTAAAAACTTCAGTTGGGGCAAAACCCAAAGCCGATATTTTAAAAATGCTGGATGTATAA
- a CDS encoding Crp/Fnr family transcriptional regulator, whose amino-acid sequence MLNKQDSQFIETILTFWDHLNSQQKSMLLENAMLMNYQRGETIHQGENDCVGVLLIKSGELRTYILSEDGRDITLYRIGANEFCILSASCILQNITFDVHIDAEQDCEIILINSAIFQKICNENIYAENFSYKAAIDRFSDVMWAMQQILFMSFDKRLTIFLLDEVARTGSNTIVMTHEQIAKYIGSAREVVSRMLKYFENEGYVHLSRGKIEVIDKVQLRDII is encoded by the coding sequence ATGCTAAATAAACAAGATAGTCAATTCATCGAAACCATCCTGACTTTTTGGGATCACTTAAATTCCCAGCAAAAGTCAATGCTTTTAGAAAATGCGATGCTGATGAATTATCAAAGAGGGGAAACTATCCACCAGGGTGAAAATGACTGTGTTGGTGTGCTACTCATTAAATCAGGTGAATTACGTACTTATATTTTATCAGAGGATGGCCGCGATATCACGCTTTATCGCATCGGAGCTAACGAATTTTGTATTTTATCCGCGTCCTGCATCTTACAAAATATTACCTTTGATGTCCATATCGATGCTGAACAAGACTGCGAAATTATCCTTATTAATTCGGCGATCTTTCAAAAAATATGTAATGAAAATATTTATGCTGAAAATTTTTCCTATAAAGCCGCAATTGATCGTTTTTCTGACGTCATGTGGGCAATGCAACAAATTCTCTTTATGAGCTTTGACAAACGTTTGACCATTTTTCTATTAGACGAAGTCGCTCGAACCGGTTCAAACACCATCGTGATGACCCATGAACAAATTGCTAAATATATCGGTTCCGCCCGGGAAGTTGTTTCCCGGATGTTGAAATATTTTGAGAACGAAGGGTATGTGCACCTGTCCCGCGGAAAAATTGAAGTGATCGACAAAGTTCAATTACGCGATATCATTTAG
- a CDS encoding HAD family hydrolase: MKSQGNIFDLDGTLLDSMPAWENIGTDFLTKHGVNPPADLNKIIKTMSFVESSRYFIDFFGVDMTVEQVNDEINAMIQDNYAKHLQLKPFVKEVLDQQRAKGIKMGILTATHKSLVELVLARFGLLNHFQFILTSGMAGLPKSDPEIYHKAIKSLRLPVDQITIFEDALYCIQAARNTGCHIVGVYDESSKADWAEIQKNADDTILSFKELLK; encoded by the coding sequence ATGAAATCCCAAGGAAACATCTTTGATCTGGATGGAACTCTGCTTGATTCGATGCCGGCATGGGAAAATATTGGGACTGATTTTTTAACAAAACATGGTGTGAATCCACCGGCTGACTTAAATAAAATTATTAAAACAATGAGTTTTGTTGAGTCATCCCGCTATTTTATTGATTTTTTTGGTGTTGACATGACAGTTGAACAGGTTAATGATGAAATTAATGCGATGATCCAGGATAACTATGCTAAACATCTTCAACTAAAACCTTTTGTCAAAGAAGTTCTCGATCAACAACGAGCTAAAGGGATCAAAATGGGGATTTTAACGGCAACACATAAATCGTTGGTGGAATTGGTATTGGCTCGCTTTGGCCTGTTGAACCATTTTCAGTTTATTCTCACATCGGGAATGGCCGGATTACCCAAAAGTGATCCGGAAATTTATCATAAAGCGATCAAAAGTTTGCGACTGCCAGTTGATCAAATTACTATTTTTGAGGATGCCTTATATTGTATTCAAGCCGCCAGGAATACGGGCTGTCATATTGTTGGTGTTTATGATGAATCATCAAAAGCTGATTGGGCGGAGATTCAAAAAAATGCAGATGATACGATTTTAAGTTTTAAGGAGTTGTTAAAATGA
- the thiM gene encoding hydroxyethylthiazole kinase — MFEKILENVNAKPPLVHCITNYVTVNDCANMVLACGGSPIMADDINEVEEITAICNALVINIGTLNERTVRSMIKAGQKANRLGLPVILDPVGAGASSLRTKTVFELLKEVKFSVIRGNVSEIKTIQLGNGTTKGVDADLSDAVTDDNLDQMVAFAKTLSEKTGAIIAITGAIDIVADNQKALIIRNGHAMMSRITGTGCMLTTVVGSYCGANPEDILMATAAAVSNMGLCGELAFEKIQNQNGGTASFRIALIDFMSQMDMGTLRGGIKVETR, encoded by the coding sequence ATGTTTGAAAAAATCTTGGAAAATGTTAATGCCAAGCCGCCGCTGGTTCATTGTATCACAAATTATGTGACGGTAAATGATTGTGCCAATATGGTTTTGGCTTGTGGCGGTTCGCCTATTATGGCCGATGATATCAATGAGGTTGAAGAAATTACGGCTATTTGCAATGCTTTGGTCATTAATATTGGAACCCTCAATGAACGGACTGTGAGATCAATGATTAAAGCTGGCCAAAAAGCCAATCGCTTGGGTTTACCGGTGATCCTTGATCCGGTTGGAGCAGGTGCTTCATCACTGCGAACCAAAACGGTATTCGAATTATTAAAGGAAGTAAAATTTAGTGTTATTCGCGGCAATGTTTCAGAAATTAAGACCATTCAGCTGGGAAACGGCACGACCAAGGGTGTGGATGCTGATCTTAGCGATGCCGTGACAGATGATAACCTTGATCAGATGGTTGCTTTTGCTAAAACGCTTAGCGAGAAAACCGGAGCGATAATTGCCATTACCGGGGCGATCGATATTGTGGCGGATAACCAAAAAGCGCTTATCATTCGTAATGGACACGCGATGATGTCACGGATTACCGGGACTGGATGTATGCTGACGACGGTTGTTGGCAGCTATTGCGGGGCTAATCCGGAAGATATATTGATGGCGACGGCAGCAGCGGTAAGTAACATGGGGTTGTGCGGCGAATTGGCGTTTGAAAAAATTCAGAACCAAAATGGCGGAACCGCATCGTTTAGAATCGCTCTGATTGACTTTATGAGTCAGATGGATATGGGAACATTAAGAGGAGGAATCAAGGTTGAAACTCGATAA
- the thiE gene encoding thiamine phosphate synthase — translation MKLDKQAMLLYAVTDRSWLGTRTLVEQVEETLKGGATFIQLREKDLDFLDFVDEAKEIKKLTDTYQIPFVINDNVEVALAVDADGVHVGQDDLDAGELRKRLGDKIIGVSADTVALALKAEADGADYIGVGAIYSTATKTDAEVVDFETIAAICKSVTIPVVAIGGLNENNILSLRGTGVDGVALVSAIFSKTDIVKATQVLRRLSEDMVKA, via the coding sequence TTGAAACTCGATAAACAGGCAATGCTTTTGTATGCGGTTACTGATCGTTCCTGGCTGGGCACCCGAACCCTGGTTGAACAGGTAGAAGAAACTTTAAAAGGCGGGGCCACTTTTATTCAGCTGCGAGAAAAAGATCTGGATTTTTTAGACTTTGTTGATGAAGCAAAAGAAATTAAAAAACTGACCGATACTTACCAGATTCCATTTGTCATTAACGATAATGTCGAAGTCGCACTGGCAGTCGATGCCGATGGCGTTCATGTGGGTCAGGATGATCTCGATGCCGGTGAATTAAGAAAGCGACTGGGCGATAAAATCATCGGCGTGTCGGCCGACACGGTGGCGCTGGCACTAAAGGCTGAAGCCGATGGGGCCGATTATATTGGGGTTGGTGCGATCTATTCCACAGCAACAAAAACCGATGCGGAGGTGGTCGACTTTGAAACCATTGCCGCTATTTGTAAAAGTGTCACCATTCCGGTTGTTGCCATCGGCGGTCTTAATGAAAATAATATTTTATCGTTGCGGGGTACCGGTGTCGACGGCGTCGCGTTGGTATCAGCGATTTTTTCGAAAACGGATATTGTGAAAGCAACGCAGGTATTAAGGCGTTTATCGGAGGACATGGTAAAGGCATGA
- the thiD gene encoding bifunctional hydroxymethylpyrimidine kinase/phosphomethylpyrimidine kinase yields the protein MKKVLSIAGSDCSGGAGIQADIKTIAAHQMYAMTVITVLTAQNTTGVYGIAEVASEFVAKQMDCVFSDIFPDAVKIGMVYNAEIIRTIAAKLKQYQAQNIILDPVMVATSGGNLLSADSIESLKTELMPLADLITPNIPEAEYLCGFAIQTKSDMVRAAKKMAENYQGSILIKGGHRLDSADDFLLIHKDQSSQERWFPGAKIANPNSHGTGCTLSSAIACGLAAGAEIEQAVRNAKDYVSGALSANLDLGKGSGPLDHGYKMKQ from the coding sequence ATGAAAAAGGTTTTATCGATCGCCGGATCGGATTGCAGCGGCGGCGCCGGTATTCAGGCGGATATTAAAACGATCGCGGCGCATCAAATGTACGCGATGACCGTAATTACGGTCTTAACGGCCCAAAATACTACCGGGGTTTACGGTATTGCCGAAGTGGCAAGCGAATTTGTCGCAAAGCAGATGGATTGTGTATTTAGTGATATTTTTCCTGATGCGGTAAAAATTGGAATGGTTTATAATGCTGAAATTATCAGGACGATTGCCGCAAAATTGAAACAATACCAGGCTCAAAACATTATTCTGGATCCGGTTATGGTTGCGACCAGTGGGGGAAATTTACTCAGTGCCGATAGTATCGAAAGTTTAAAAACCGAACTGATGCCACTGGCCGATCTCATTACCCCGAATATTCCCGAAGCAGAATATTTGTGTGGCTTTGCCATTCAGACCAAATCTGACATGGTTCGTGCGGCAAAAAAAATGGCCGAAAATTATCAGGGCAGTATTTTAATTAAGGGGGGGCATCGTCTTGACAGTGCCGATGATTTTTTGTTGATTCACAAAGACCAAAGCAGTCAAGAAAGATGGTTTCCCGGGGCGAAAATTGCCAACCCTAACTCCCATGGAACCGGTTGTACCCTTTCTTCGGCTATTGCTTGTGGTCTGGCTGCTGGCGCCGAGATCGAGCAGGCGGTCAGAAACGCTAAAGATTATGTCAGTGGGGCGTTGTCTGCTAATCTGGATTTAGGCAAAGGTAGCGGTCCTTTGGATCATGGCTATAAAATGAAGCAATAA
- a CDS encoding 4Fe-4S binding protein: MIESTHSAPKNKAAVNKVTLSVKKERCPQNHPCPSVSVCPVDALSQVGFAAPEVDMNKCIGCGKCVNFCPMNALVLTLK, from the coding sequence ATGATTGAGTCAACTCATTCAGCACCAAAAAATAAAGCAGCCGTTAACAAAGTTACTTTAAGTGTTAAAAAAGAACGTTGTCCCCAAAACCATCCTTGTCCATCAGTATCGGTTTGTCCGGTCGACGCTTTATCTCAAGTTGGGTTTGCGGCCCCGGAAGTTGATATGAATAAATGTATCGGTTGCGGCAAGTGTGTCAATTTTTGTCCAATGAATGCCCTTGTTTTGACCTTAAAATGA
- a CDS encoding TetR/AcrR family transcriptional regulator has product MKNQKENILQVATKLFYEQGYKNTYLDQIAAICGITKPLITYYFKSKSNLAREVSERFLYEHKNRIALKLYLEYFKENPTDLQVSTAVEIRLYDMLHLYDPNVMRFVKEHADEKYEDTFSANKVRLYQIHDRRYGLNLTRCPDEISMIARAAIATSLSVKLAYANGEFNCSLEECLDYLTSAHFVLMHIDEKRINEIIEESKYILEMIPFEIKPYFQVI; this is encoded by the coding sequence ATGAAAAATCAAAAAGAAAATATCCTTCAGGTTGCTACTAAACTTTTTTATGAGCAGGGCTATAAAAACACCTATCTGGATCAAATTGCCGCTATTTGCGGGATCACTAAACCTTTAATTACCTATTATTTTAAATCAAAATCGAATTTAGCACGAGAAGTGTCCGAGCGATTTTTATATGAACATAAAAACAGAATTGCTTTAAAATTATATTTAGAATATTTCAAAGAAAACCCCACTGATCTTCAGGTAAGTACTGCTGTTGAAATTCGTTTATACGACATGTTACACTTGTATGATCCAAATGTCATGCGCTTTGTTAAGGAACATGCCGATGAAAAATATGAGGATACTTTTTCTGCAAACAAAGTTCGTCTTTATCAAATTCATGATCGCCGCTACGGTTTAAATTTAACACGTTGTCCCGACGAAATATCAATGATTGCCAGAGCCGCCATTGCTACCTCATTATCCGTAAAATTAGCTTATGCAAATGGTGAATTTAACTGTTCATTGGAAGAATGTCTCGATTATTTAACCAGCGCACATTTTGTCCTGATGCATATTGATGAAAAGCGAATTAATGAAATTATCGAAGAAAGCAAATATATTTTAGAAATGATCCCCTTTGAGATCAAACCTTATTTCCAAGTTATATAA
- a CDS encoding cytochrome c biogenesis CcdA family protein, translating into MEYFIAFLEGIITFVSPCLLPMLPIYISYFAGQTHDENHHTALFNALGFVLGFTLIFVLLGAFAGSIGSLLIKYNTAVNLIGGIIIIIFGLNFMDILHLPFLNVNRQISLNHSRIGFFSSLLFGIVFSIGWTPCVGAFLGSALMLAASTGAVAKGILMLFSFSIGLGIPFILSAVLIDQLKSTFNFIKRHFKIVNRISGGFLILLGILMATGLMGYFLSLLTF; encoded by the coding sequence ATGGAATATTTTATCGCTTTTCTCGAAGGTATTATCACCTTTGTTTCACCTTGTCTTTTGCCCATGCTGCCCATCTATATTTCCTACTTTGCAGGCCAAACCCACGATGAAAATCATCATACCGCGCTCTTTAATGCTCTTGGATTTGTTCTTGGTTTTACGCTGATCTTTGTTTTACTCGGGGCCTTTGCCGGCAGTATCGGCAGCCTTTTAATTAAATATAACACCGCCGTCAATCTCATTGGGGGAATTATTATCATCATTTTTGGTTTGAATTTTATGGATATCCTGCATCTGCCGTTTCTAAATGTTAATCGACAAATAAGTTTGAATCATTCTCGGATTGGCTTTTTTTCTTCCCTGCTTTTTGGAATTGTTTTTTCCATTGGCTGGACGCCTTGCGTTGGTGCGTTTTTAGGTTCGGCGTTAATGCTGGCCGCATCCACTGGCGCGGTTGCAAAAGGCATCCTGATGCTATTTTCGTTTTCGATTGGATTAGGGATTCCTTTTATTCTCAGTGCCGTTTTAATTGATCAGCTAAAATCAACCTTCAATTTTATTAAACGGCATTTTAAAATAGTCAATCGCATTTCCGGGGGATTTTTGATTCTCCTTGGGATTTTAATGGCAACCGGTTTAATGGGTTATTTTCTTTCATTGTTAACTTTTTAA
- a CDS encoding GNAT family N-acetyltransferase — protein sequence MKKEIKKDLELRNLEAKDLTQFNDILRYAFQVTDEQLLKVGWKHDEIKRSKFPILEKAEVIGWFEDGRLAAQIAVYPLQVNISGNIYEMGYITGVATYPEYMGLGLMSGLMKKSLETMHQRNQCISFLFPYSHPLYRHKGWEIVSDKMTFCIQDHQLPRDIDVPGRIKRVPENNPDLIKLHQEFAQKTHGCLIRNDLVWEEYWRWEVEDVTVAIYYSENDRALGYLVYLIENDVFHVKEMVYLNQEARKGLWAYIAAHESMINEVVGNNYNNHTISFLFGDSDMKETIRPYIMARIVDFEGFIKQYNFENADLDETITFEIIDTVLEWNNQIFTIQFSQDNKPILIDQPSPNWVKVEISILTCMLLGYKRPTYLQQIERIAANKKTVSILERIIPNEKVYFSDYI from the coding sequence ATGAAAAAAGAAATAAAAAAAGATCTGGAATTGAGAAATCTGGAAGCCAAAGATTTAACGCAGTTTAATGATATTTTGAGATATGCATTTCAGGTTACGGATGAACAATTATTAAAGGTTGGCTGGAAACATGATGAAATTAAACGGTCAAAGTTTCCGATTTTGGAAAAAGCCGAAGTGATTGGTTGGTTTGAAGATGGTCGGCTAGCTGCTCAGATCGCCGTTTATCCGCTTCAGGTTAATATCAGCGGCAACATTTACGAAATGGGATACATTACCGGAGTAGCTACGTATCCGGAATATATGGGCTTGGGACTGATGTCCGGGCTGATGAAAAAAAGTTTGGAAACGATGCATCAGCGAAATCAATGTATTTCTTTTTTATTTCCCTATTCGCATCCACTTTATCGGCATAAAGGCTGGGAGATCGTTTCGGATAAGATGACTTTTTGTATTCAGGATCATCAATTGCCCCGGGATATTGATGTGCCGGGACGAATCAAGCGGGTGCCGGAGAATAATCCCGATCTGATTAAATTACATCAGGAGTTTGCACAAAAAACCCATGGCTGTCTGATCCGCAACGACCTGGTTTGGGAAGAATATTGGCGCTGGGAGGTGGAAGATGTTACGGTAGCCATTTATTATAGTGAGAATGATCGCGCGTTAGGTTATCTGGTCTACCTGATCGAAAATGACGTGTTTCATGTCAAGGAAATGGTCTATCTCAACCAGGAAGCCAGAAAAGGGTTATGGGCTTATATTGCCGCTCATGAATCGATGATTAATGAGGTTGTTGGCAATAATTATAACAATCATACCATCTCGTTTTTATTTGGCGACAGCGATATGAAAGAAACGATTCGCCCTTATATAATGGCGCGAATTGTTGATTTTGAAGGGTTTATTAAACAATATAATTTTGAAAATGCCGATCTTGATGAAACGATTACCTTTGAAATTATTGATACCGTGTTAGAATGGAACAATCAGATTTTTACGATACAATTCAGTCAGGACAATAAACCCATTTTAATTGACCAACCATCGCCTAATTGGGTCAAAGTGGAAATTAGTATTTTGACCTGTATGTTACTGGGTTATAAGCGGCCGACATATTTGCAACAGATCGAACGAATCGCGGCGAATAAAAAAACCGTATCAATTCTGGAACGGATTATCCCGAATGAGAAGGTTTATTTTTCAGATTATATTTAA
- a CDS encoding TlpA family protein disulfide reductase translates to MTNKTKTIIGLVAFAIFLGLAYWGYTFLSATFNPSQSSQTDELQTAPDFTIYDQDGNPVKLSDFSGKPVVLNFWASWCPPCKSEMPHFNAVYQDQKDDVVFLMVDQADGERETNEKAQQFVTAQGFDFPIYFDSKSEASIAYGVSSIPTTLFINPEGKIVSGYRGALDESALLEGINLIKN, encoded by the coding sequence ATGACAAATAAAACCAAAACAATCATTGGTCTCGTCGCTTTTGCGATCTTTCTCGGTCTTGCCTATTGGGGCTATACGTTTTTATCGGCCACTTTTAATCCCAGTCAGTCATCCCAAACTGACGAGCTGCAAACCGCTCCGGATTTTACCATCTATGATCAAGACGGCAATCCGGTAAAACTTTCCGATTTTTCAGGAAAACCAGTAGTCCTTAATTTCTGGGCATCCTGGTGTCCGCCCTGTAAAAGTGAAATGCCCCATTTTAATGCCGTCTATCAGGATCAAAAAGATGATGTCGTTTTTTTAATGGTGGATCAAGCTGATGGTGAACGAGAAACCAATGAAAAAGCGCAGCAATTCGTCACGGCTCAGGGTTTTGACTTTCCCATTTACTTTGATAGCAAATCAGAAGCCAGTATCGCTTATGGTGTATCATCGATTCCCACCACCCTCTTTATCAACCCGGAAGGAAAGATTGTCAGTGGATATCGTGGCGCCCTTGATGAAAGTGCCTTATTAGAGGGCATTAACTTAATTAAAAATTAG
- a CDS encoding DUF6132 family protein, producing the protein MYLRLLIGTIVGAALGLLYYKLVGCPNGSCPITAKPHRTAIYGAILGFMLSSSF; encoded by the coding sequence ATGTATCTTCGACTGCTTATCGGAACCATTGTCGGCGCGGCTCTGGGCCTTCTTTATTACAAATTGGTCGGCTGTCCCAACGGCAGCTGTCCAATTACCGCCAAACCCCATCGAACGGCTATTTATGGAGCCATTTTAGGCTTTATGCTCAGTTCTTCATTTTAA
- a CDS encoding DMT family transporter, with protein MKTNYSVIYAILAAVLFGINAPFSKILVNQINPLFLAALLYLGAGIGMTVLTVLNKKRRSESREAKLTKGEWPYVILMILLDIAAPIFLLIGISMTSSSTAALLGTFEIAATSIVAMIFFKEAIGKRLWLAIIFITLASILLTVTDMSTINLSMGAIFVMLSCLCWGFENNCTRNLSLKDPVQVVILKGFGSGLGALLIAFIWGEISGTIFYIVMAMVLGFVAYGLSIFFYVKAQRGLGAARTSAYYAAAPFMGVLISWLVLRDPISLSFLVALGIMILGTWLALSENHEHVHTHEEETHNHSHSHEDIHHCHDPHQIVSGEHCHEHTHQKTVHEHHHLPDVHHRHQH; from the coding sequence ATGAAAACCAATTATTCGGTAATTTATGCAATCTTGGCCGCAGTGCTTTTTGGTATCAATGCACCGTTTTCAAAAATTTTGGTTAATCAGATCAATCCTTTATTTTTGGCCGCTCTTTTATATCTGGGCGCTGGGATTGGGATGACGGTGCTGACCGTTTTAAATAAAAAACGGCGCTCTGAATCACGTGAAGCTAAACTCACCAAAGGCGAATGGCCTTATGTGATACTGATGATTTTATTGGATATTGCCGCGCCGATTTTTTTATTAATTGGCATTAGCATGACGAGTTCCAGTACTGCGGCGTTGTTGGGCACTTTTGAAATTGCGGCGACTTCGATTGTAGCAATGATTTTTTTTAAAGAAGCGATTGGCAAGCGTCTGTGGCTCGCGATTATTTTTATTACGCTGGCCAGTATTTTATTGACCGTTACCGATATGTCCACAATCAATTTGTCGATGGGGGCAATTTTTGTGATGTTATCTTGTCTGTGCTGGGGGTTTGAGAATAATTGCACAAGAAATTTATCGCTTAAAGACCCGGTGCAGGTGGTTATCTTAAAAGGTTTCGGTTCGGGACTGGGAGCATTGTTGATTGCCTTTATTTGGGGCGAAATATCCGGAACGATTTTTTATATTGTCATGGCAATGGTATTAGGGTTTGTTGCTTATGGGTTAAGTATCTTTTTTTATGTCAAAGCCCAACGGGGTTTAGGTGCCGCCCGGACCAGTGCCTATTATGCCGCGGCACCTTTTATGGGGGTGCTGATATCCTGGCTGGTGCTCCGAGACCCGATTAGTCTTTCTTTTTTGGTTGCCTTGGGAATCATGATTCTGGGGACATGGCTGGCATTGTCGGAAAACCATGAACATGTTCACACCCATGAAGAAGAAACCCATAATCATAGTCATTCTCACGAGGATATCCATCATTGCCATGATCCGCACCAGATAGTATCCGGGGAGCATTGCCATGAGCATACACACCAGAAAACAGTCCACGAACATCACCATTTGCCGGATGTTCATCATCGCCATCAACATTAA